Genomic segment of Delphinus delphis chromosome 12, mDelDel1.2, whole genome shotgun sequence:
GATGGGGACCCCACAGTAGCAGGGCCCAAGCCAAACCTCCACTCATAtccttttctgttcattttccaGCAAACTGTGGCTGTAAACGTGCCCCCCGAGGATCAGGATGGCTCTGGAGATGACTCCGACAGCTTCTCTGGCTCGGGCGCAGGTGAGTGGGCTGGGGGTGGCGGTCAGACAGCCCCCCTAGCTGGGCCAGAAGGGTGATGCTAGGGAAGAGAATGGGGACCGTGCTGCAAGGAGAAAACATGTGTGGGTTGAGGTGGGAAGGGTGTGGATTCCACGAGGTCCTGGGGGCTGCCTGCTGCAGACAGACTTGGGCTCGTGTTCTCCTTTTTAACTCACTGGGGAATCTTTGGAAGGTGATTTGACTTCTCCaagcctctatttcctcatctgtacaatgggaataaCCTCTTGACTTCATAAGGCTATTGGGAGGTATTAGGCTGCACAGAGCCTAGTGGGGTATAAATGTGCCTTTATCTTCCCTATTTCCCCTTTCCCTGGGGGAATGAAATCCTTGAGCCTAGAGGTGGTCAGGGAGGCTCTCTGAGGAGGTGCTCTTGAACTAGACCTCAAAAGAGGGCTACAGTCATCCCTGGGGAAAGTGGCCTAGGCAGGGGCCCGGGAGCTAGGACGTGAGACACAGGCCTCTGTActtgggaggctggggagagggcaggtggATCAGGGAGGGGGCCAGAGAGGTGTGTGTATGGGGATATGGCGTTCAGCCCCTAAGGATGCCCCCATCCCCCAGGGAGCGGGCTTCAGCGGTCGCAGGAAAGATCCCTTCCCAGATGGCTCCAGAGACCGGGCTGTCCCCAGGCACGTGCAGCAGAAAAGGGCAGCTTTGCTGGTTCATTTTCCAAAGTTGAGTTTCGCCTTAGCTAGCTCTGCCCCAGGAAACACAGCTTCTCACGAGAGGAAGGGTTTGCTGTGCTGGCCTGGAAGTCAAAGCCTCGGGTCCTTGGCCGGGCCTTCCTCATGGCCTGAGCTTGGCTGGCCTTGATGTTCAGGGGCCTCCCTCACCCCACACGCTGTGCTTCTGGCCCTGCAGGCGCTCTGCCAGATATCACCGTGTCACAGCAGACCCCCTCCACCTGGAAGGACAAGGGGCTCCTGACGGCCACGCCCACGGCTCCAGAGCCCAGCCGCCCGGATACTACGgtcacctccacctccatcctGCCGACTGGAGAGCAGCCTGAGGGGGGCGGGCTGGTGCTCCTAGGAGAGCTGGAACCTGGCCTCACTGCCCAAGAGAAGGaggccacccacccacccagtggGACCACGCTGCACCCAACCACCCACCGGGCATCGACAGCCAGAGCTACCACGGCCCAGGGGCCTGCTGCCACCTCCCATCCCCACAGGGACGTGCAGCCTGACCACCACGAGACCTCAGCTCCCACAGGTCACAGTCAGCTCGAGCCTCAGGCTCCCAGCGTGGAGGATGGAGCTTCTGCTACCACCGAGAAGGCTGCTGAGGGTGAAGCCCCCACCCAGCTCCCAGAAGGAGAGGGCTCTGGCGAGCAGGTGGGTGTCGGCCCGCTGTCATCCTCTGCATTTCCAGGGACGCCGGGTGGCCAGTGGGTAGGGTGGCCCTTAGTGCCTGGTGGGGCACAGTGCACTGGGTGGGGGGCACTGGCCTGGACACGCGGCACACCCAACCCCCTACACCCTGTGAGCACATCGTAATCACCTCAGTGAAGGCAGTGTCCCGAGGTCccatcctctcccacccccagggctgAGCCCAGGGCGGGACAGACTAAGTACGAGACCAGTGCAAGAGAGCCGTTCAGGATCCCCGAAGAGAGGGCTTCCTAAAACGCACGCCTCTGCGGCGAGTGTGGAAGTTCCACCAGGTCTTATTTTCTGTCTTATAGCATCGTGGTAATGTTACACTTTGCACTAAAATGAGCCTGtttattttcacataaaaacGTGGGCTTTATATCACTTGATGGGATACCTTTGCCACAGTCCAGCAGGGTCCAGTGTGATGTGGCGAGAGGGGCCTGGGTCGGGGTGTGTCTGAGCTGATGGCAGAGGTGAC
This window contains:
- the SDC1 gene encoding syndecan-1 translates to MRRPALWLWLCTLALRLQPALPQTVAVNVPPEDQDGSGDDSDSFSGSGAGALPDITVSQQTPSTWKDKGLLTATPTAPEPSRPDTTVTSTSILPTGEQPEGGGLVLLGELEPGLTAQEKEATHPPSGTTLHPTTHRASTARATTAQGPAATSHPHRDVQPDHHETSAPTGHSQLEPQAPSVEDGASATTEKAAEGEAPTQLPEGEGSGEQDFTFDVSAENSAGATVEPGQRNVPPGDPGATGASQGFLDRKEVLGGVIAGGLVGLIFAVCLVGFMLYRMKKKDEGSYSLEEPKQANGGAYQKPSKQEEFYA